Proteins encoded by one window of Streptomyces sp. NBC_01477:
- a CDS encoding SsgA family sporulation/cell division regulator, which produces MLLADLRVSIADGSETGASALPVPTRATCRASDPYAVELKFHSGGGEDEGVWMLGRDLLLDGLGHRAVGEADVRVWSRGRTGGKNRGFLYLSLSSPVGDALMRFDRGEVRSFLQRSRQIVEFSDEHLHTEVQWSELEANFLRSCN; this is translated from the coding sequence GTGCTACTGGCCGATCTCCGCGTCTCCATCGCGGACGGCAGCGAGACAGGCGCCTCGGCGTTGCCTGTTCCCACCAGGGCCACCTGCCGGGCGAGTGACCCGTACGCGGTCGAGCTCAAGTTCCACTCCGGTGGTGGCGAGGACGAAGGCGTCTGGATGCTGGGCAGGGACCTTCTCCTCGATGGATTGGGCCATCGCGCGGTCGGCGAGGCCGATGTGCGGGTCTGGAGCCGAGGCCGCACCGGGGGAAAGAACAGGGGGTTCCTCTACCTCTCGCTGTCCTCGCCAGTTGGAGACGCGCTGATGCGGTTCGACCGCGGTGAGGTCAGATCGTTCCTGCAACGCAGCCGCCAGATCGTGGAGTTCAGCGACGAGCACCTTCATACCGAGGTGCAGTGGAGTGAGTTGGAGGCGAACTTCCTGCGCTCGTGCAACTGA
- a CDS encoding Wadjet anti-phage system protein JetD domain-containing protein — protein sequence MALPRRESELIAGLREWAAAHGRSPYKEAFISLDAVWEVFRRVPHRNVAGAFEPAVLVSLLNALDSAGLIRQVQRRTPDKVSLPVKVRLLPQAQPPAVPPMPRWHPVLTWLAEEWATATVKQRPAYAAIDRWLKSGPDLFRIPLRERALEIFGTFGSAEDFLMPEKTLDDLKSGPLFSDQGRLDQLLHAFRPPLPLITETFPLEDEDGRYCRVGTGDVLFVVENATTWWSLVESLPGDHRLGYVAWGLGGTFRASIRAIKAKHRITQIRYFGDLDTSGLRIPLRACDTAAELGLPPVQPAEHLYRALQLLGRPRPATAKEASITAATAGELAQWLPAPCQERGRQLLLDGQRLAQEWVTYRYLRQNCDWHDDVR from the coding sequence ATGGCACTGCCACGCCGAGAGAGTGAACTGATCGCAGGACTTCGGGAGTGGGCCGCGGCGCACGGCCGCAGCCCCTACAAGGAGGCCTTCATCTCCCTCGACGCCGTGTGGGAGGTCTTCCGCCGGGTGCCGCACCGCAACGTGGCCGGGGCGTTCGAACCCGCGGTCCTCGTCAGCCTGTTGAACGCGCTGGACAGCGCCGGCCTGATCCGGCAGGTTCAGCGACGAACGCCGGACAAGGTCTCCCTGCCCGTCAAGGTCCGGCTCCTGCCGCAGGCGCAACCGCCGGCCGTGCCGCCCATGCCCAGATGGCATCCCGTCCTGACCTGGCTTGCCGAGGAGTGGGCCACAGCGACCGTGAAGCAACGGCCCGCCTACGCGGCGATCGACCGGTGGCTCAAGAGCGGACCGGACCTGTTCCGGATCCCGTTGCGGGAGCGCGCCCTGGAAATCTTCGGGACGTTCGGCAGCGCGGAGGACTTCCTCATGCCGGAGAAGACGCTCGACGACCTCAAGTCCGGGCCGCTGTTCTCGGACCAGGGCCGGCTCGACCAACTGCTGCATGCCTTCAGGCCACCCTTACCGTTGATCACCGAGACGTTCCCGCTGGAGGACGAGGACGGACGCTACTGCCGCGTCGGGACCGGTGATGTGCTGTTCGTGGTGGAGAACGCCACCACCTGGTGGTCCCTGGTGGAAAGCCTCCCCGGTGATCATCGCCTGGGGTATGTGGCCTGGGGCCTGGGCGGTACCTTCCGGGCGTCGATCCGCGCGATCAAGGCCAAGCACCGCATCACGCAGATCAGGTACTTCGGCGACCTGGACACCAGCGGCCTGCGAATCCCCTTGCGAGCCTGCGACACCGCAGCGGAGCTCGGGCTTCCCCCTGTCCAGCCGGCCGAGCACCTCTATCGGGCGCTCCAGTTGTTGGGACGCCCCCGCCCGGCCACGGCCAAGGAAGCGTCCATCACCGCCGCAACCGCCGGCGAGCTGGCCCAGTGGCTCCCGGCGCCCTGCCAGGAGAGAGGGCGACAACTGCTGCTGGACGGACAGCGCCTGGCACAGGAATGGGTGACCTACCGCTACCTACGCCAGAACTGCGACTGGCACGACGACGTGCGCTGA
- a CDS encoding transposase: MTDAERAVVREAMPVPAWLEGRGGQPEGYCHRQLVDAVRYLVAGGITWRAMPADFPA; the protein is encoded by the coding sequence ATGACCGATGCGGAGCGAGCTGTCGTGCGCGAGGCGATGCCCGTGCCCGCCTGGCTGGAGGGGAGGGGCGGGCAGCCGGAGGGCTACTGCCACCGGCAGCTGGTCGACGCGGTGCGCTACCTGGTCGCGGGCGGTATCACCTGGAGGGCGATGCCAGCGGACTTCCCCGCGTGA
- a CDS encoding transposase, with protein MVAEFHDRLRDRVREAAGRDREPTAGVIDAQSVKAAASVPTASWDFDGGKKVNSRKRHIVVDTLGLLLTVLGTVACITDRDAGTTMLERLRQRHWRITPVWADSVYPDRSAVPGKLWRVLFSKAIKDIGVLLKLDRIGWSAVARS; from the coding sequence ATGGTCGCCGAGTTCCACGACCGGCTGCGGGATCGGGTCCGCGAGGCGGCGGGCCGCGACCGGGAGCCGACCGCGGGTGTCATCGACGCCCAGTCGGTGAAGGCGGCGGCATCGGTGCCAACCGCGAGCTGGGACTTCGACGGCGGGAAGAAGGTCAACAGCCGCAAGCGGCACATCGTCGTGGACACCCTCGGACTGCTGCTGACGGTGCTGGGCACCGTGGCCTGCATCACCGACCGCGACGCCGGAACGACGATGCTGGAGCGGCTGCGTCAGCGGCACTGGCGTATCACGCCGGTGTGGGCCGACAGTGTCTACCCCGACCGGTCGGCGGTGCCCGGCAAGCTCTGGCGCGTGCTGTTCAGCAAGGCAATCAAGGACATCGGCGTCCTACTGAAGCTCGACCGGATCGGCTGGTCAGCGGTCGCCCGGAGCTGA
- a CDS encoding HAD domain-containing protein, producing the protein MIIPRVRPILFIDVDGPLIPFGGTREQYPGGYPTYVPQEADANPLLARVDPALGSRLLALPCDLVWATTWESEANECLAPLLGLPQLPVVTWPEPSDEPEPAGLHWKTRTLLDWAAGRPLAWLDDEITDADRIWAEAHHPARTFLHRVDHRHGLAATDFAALHAWLRAE; encoded by the coding sequence GTGATCATTCCCAGGGTGCGGCCCATCCTCTTTATTGACGTCGACGGACCGCTCATCCCCTTCGGTGGTACGCGCGAGCAGTACCCGGGCGGCTATCCGACGTACGTACCGCAGGAAGCCGACGCGAATCCGCTGCTGGCCAGGGTCGACCCCGCCCTCGGGTCCAGGCTGTTGGCGCTGCCCTGTGATCTGGTGTGGGCCACCACGTGGGAGTCCGAGGCCAACGAGTGCCTCGCGCCGCTCCTGGGTCTGCCGCAGCTCCCCGTGGTGACCTGGCCGGAGCCGTCCGACGAGCCCGAGCCGGCCGGCCTGCATTGGAAGACCCGCACTCTTCTCGACTGGGCAGCCGGGCGCCCCCTCGCCTGGCTCGACGACGAGATCACCGACGCCGACCGCATCTGGGCGGAGGCTCACCACCCCGCTCGAACCTTCCTGCACCGCGTCGACCACCGCCACGGCCTCGCCGCCACGGACTTCGCCGCACTCCACGCGTGGCTACGGGCGGAGTAG
- a CDS encoding type II toxin-antitoxin system RelE/ParE family toxin has translation MSDGWEIEIEPEVRRWLDTLSDRDYLVAEHAAERLLDAPTTLSEPYARYLGEGLRELRFSLGHDGNAVRLTYWLAPERRIVLLTVFRKTRMREDAEVDRAKQARKTCEAERHSAHDEFSRDVTKGEGP, from the coding sequence ATGAGCGATGGCTGGGAGATCGAGATCGAACCGGAAGTCCGGCGCTGGCTGGACACCCTGTCCGATCGCGACTATCTCGTGGCCGAGCATGCGGCTGAACGTCTGCTCGACGCGCCCACCACCCTCTCCGAGCCATACGCCCGATACCTCGGCGAAGGGTTACGGGAACTGCGGTTCAGCCTCGGCCACGACGGCAACGCCGTCCGTCTGACCTACTGGCTCGCCCCCGAGCGCCGGATCGTGCTGCTGACCGTGTTCCGCAAGACGCGGATGCGGGAGGATGCCGAAGTGGACCGTGCCAAGCAGGCCAGGAAGACGTGCGAAGCCGAGCGCCACAGCGCACACGACGAGTTCTCTCGCGACGTCACGAAAGGAGAAGGCCCGTGA
- a CDS encoding helix-turn-helix domain-containing protein: MNHAQWKLARERKAAEGYAEPPDVEAARTEIRMAFDLGQAVYDRRTELGISQTELASRARMTQPQVSKLELGGTVPTLPLLARLAGALDASLNIALDGDTSTVEFIAHAA, translated from the coding sequence GTGAACCACGCCCAGTGGAAGCTCGCCCGCGAGCGGAAGGCCGCAGAAGGCTACGCCGAACCTCCCGATGTGGAAGCGGCGCGCACGGAGATCCGTATGGCCTTCGACCTTGGGCAAGCGGTGTACGACCGCCGGACCGAACTGGGGATCTCCCAGACGGAACTTGCCAGCCGAGCCCGCATGACGCAGCCCCAGGTGTCCAAGCTCGAACTGGGTGGCACCGTCCCTACTCTTCCCTTGCTCGCCCGGCTCGCCGGCGCACTCGACGCGTCGCTCAACATCGCTCTCGACGGCGATACCTCCACCGTCGAGTTCATCGCGCACGCTGCGTGA
- a CDS encoding DUF6928 family protein, whose amino-acid sequence MGAKTALLVYMNTGVSGAPRMTGNADSERTRALVRRLYPGWEVAGASGCELGDATYPVEGTAYIGSFPGTDITCDRHWMGDYPTRPPQHLIDGSVGRRMVVHWMHSVVDFFAFAVW is encoded by the coding sequence ATGGGTGCCAAGACGGCATTGCTTGTGTACATGAATACCGGAGTGTCCGGTGCGCCGCGGATGACAGGTAATGCGGACAGCGAGCGGACTCGGGCGCTGGTCCGTCGTCTGTATCCCGGCTGGGAGGTTGCAGGCGCATCCGGTTGCGAGCTCGGCGATGCAACCTATCCCGTGGAGGGGACTGCCTACATCGGCAGCTTTCCGGGGACGGACATCACCTGCGATCGGCACTGGATGGGCGACTACCCGACCCGACCGCCGCAGCACCTGATCGATGGAAGTGTCGGGCGCAGAATGGTGGTGCACTGGATGCACAGCGTGGTCGACTTCTTCGCCTTCGCCGTGTGGTAG
- a CDS encoding WXG100-like domain-containing protein has product MSVADEAKKIVMKLTGMWWPDADEGGLRDAATAWRTFADDVETLTAAANTTARTLIENNTGQAISAFDDPFWRRYYYGGRGWLQDMIDGARDLATALDQYADSVHSAVSQLEHKLEIVGGTIVAGTALAFFTAGLTEAAAAAATAEVVDLSAALGVAVSTEVAAIIGTTLATAAIAGVESITVDLAVTQPIAMATGQSSGLNLDEATDAALYGAVFGGGVGAAGSTIKTVAQNGGLQGLLDSLHLPDFQPGLALPSGPAASFDDLGMLMRTGEGGAGPGKGPWPTVDSVEGTAEGKSLLPPNSRHTVSGAASGEVKAKNSVVLRGYQQQVNQDIADIAAGRATYRPKPQLYEINGRTYRVEPTGRVYPVSGPGIVELDRNEYAALQQISKAKGNAESVQAFVKDPRFINNPEAIQKAQAVYDGTY; this is encoded by the coding sequence ATGAGCGTCGCCGACGAGGCCAAGAAGATCGTCATGAAGCTGACCGGCATGTGGTGGCCGGACGCCGACGAAGGCGGCCTGCGCGACGCAGCCACCGCATGGCGCACCTTCGCCGACGACGTCGAGACCCTCACGGCCGCCGCGAACACCACCGCCCGCACCCTGATCGAGAACAACACCGGCCAGGCCATCTCCGCCTTCGACGACCCCTTCTGGCGCCGCTACTACTACGGCGGGCGCGGCTGGCTCCAGGACATGATCGACGGCGCCCGCGATCTGGCCACCGCCCTCGACCAGTACGCCGACAGCGTCCACAGCGCAGTGTCGCAACTGGAGCACAAGCTGGAGATCGTCGGCGGCACCATCGTCGCCGGCACAGCCCTGGCGTTCTTCACCGCAGGACTCACCGAAGCCGCCGCTGCCGCGGCCACCGCCGAGGTCGTCGACCTGTCCGCCGCCCTGGGCGTGGCCGTCTCCACCGAGGTCGCCGCGATCATCGGCACCACACTTGCGACCGCCGCCATCGCCGGCGTCGAATCGATCACCGTCGACCTCGCCGTCACCCAACCCATCGCGATGGCCACCGGCCAAAGCAGCGGCCTCAACCTCGACGAGGCGACCGACGCAGCGCTCTACGGGGCCGTCTTCGGCGGCGGTGTCGGCGCGGCCGGCAGCACGATCAAAACCGTCGCCCAGAACGGCGGCCTGCAAGGCCTCCTCGACAGCCTCCACCTCCCGGACTTCCAACCCGGCCTGGCCCTCCCCAGCGGCCCCGCAGCCTCCTTCGACGACCTCGGGATGCTGATGCGAACCGGGGAGGGCGGCGCCGGACCTGGCAAGGGCCCCTGGCCCACGGTCGACTCGGTCGAAGGGACAGCGGAAGGAAAATCACTGCTGCCACCGAACTCACGGCACACCGTTTCCGGTGCGGCGTCCGGTGAGGTCAAGGCGAAAAACAGCGTGGTCCTGCGCGGGTACCAGCAGCAAGTGAATCAAGACATCGCCGACATCGCGGCCGGGCGGGCGACTTACCGACCAAAGCCTCAACTCTATGAAATCAACGGACGCACCTACAGGGTTGAACCGACAGGTAGGGTTTATCCCGTCAGCGGTCCAGGTATCGTCGAACTCGACCGGAACGAGTACGCGGCACTCCAGCAGATATCCAAAGCCAAAGGAAATGCTGAATCCGTGCAGGCATTTGTGAAAGATCCGCGCTTCATCAACAATCCGGAAGCTATCCAGAAAGCCCAGGCAGTTTATGATGGGACGTACTGA
- a CDS encoding HAD family hydrolase encodes MSFSAVVFDFFGTLTPSTPAGVWDEHAARSAAPLGIPEQQWRRALDESFPERAMGTLGDLPQSICTLAQRCGVTPDGEALAAATSARLVSQRELFVLRDEALDTLEQLRSDGFRIGVLSDCTIELAETWPTLPLAPLVDAVVLSCQEGRRKPDPELFRKIARELGTPTSECLYVGDGGGDELTGATSQGMTAVMLRASDWATNDAHAREDSWPGPFFSTLSHVVSAACDPSLITS; translated from the coding sequence ATGTCCTTCTCTGCCGTGGTCTTCGACTTCTTCGGCACTCTGACCCCGAGCACGCCTGCCGGGGTCTGGGACGAGCACGCGGCCCGCAGCGCGGCCCCGCTTGGGATTCCGGAGCAGCAGTGGCGACGGGCGCTGGACGAGTCCTTTCCGGAGCGGGCGATGGGAACACTGGGCGATCTGCCCCAGTCGATCTGCACGCTGGCCCAGCGCTGCGGAGTGACCCCGGATGGCGAAGCGCTGGCGGCCGCAACGTCGGCCAGGCTCGTCTCCCAGCGCGAACTGTTCGTCCTCCGCGACGAGGCGCTCGACACTCTGGAGCAGCTTCGCTCCGACGGTTTTCGGATCGGGGTTCTCAGCGACTGCACGATCGAACTCGCCGAGACCTGGCCGACGCTACCGCTCGCCCCTCTGGTCGACGCGGTCGTCCTGTCCTGCCAGGAAGGCCGCAGGAAGCCGGATCCGGAGCTGTTCCGCAAAATCGCCCGGGAACTGGGCACGCCGACCAGCGAATGTCTCTACGTCGGCGACGGCGGCGGCGATGAGCTGACCGGCGCAACCAGCCAAGGAATGACCGCAGTCATGCTGCGTGCCAGCGACTGGGCGACCAACGACGCACACGCCCGCGAGGACAGCTGGCCGGGACCGTTCTTCTCAACACTGTCCCACGTCGTCTCCGCTGCCTGCGACCCGTCCCTGATCACGTCCTGA
- a CDS encoding IS5 family transposase — translation MSGARRGYPSDLTDEQWALVEPLLPSPRTGSRGGRREKHPRRQIVDAILYIARTGCQWRYLPNDFPPWPTVYWYFTWWHDDGTVERIHDALRVKVRLAEGRAPEPTAALIDSQSVRAADSVPASTSGFDAGKKTRGRKRFIVTDTLGLLLAVHVVAASVQDRDGGKRPLLRTRLDHPTVLKFWADQGFAGRLVTWAADTLRREVDIVRKQPGQRGFQVQPKRWAVERTFAWITMRRRLACDYERKPAHAETMIRWAMTDVTLRRLTRGRPATRPGPKPLRPAP, via the coding sequence GTGAGTGGTGCGAGGCGGGGTTATCCGTCCGATCTGACCGATGAACAGTGGGCCCTGGTCGAGCCGTTACTGCCTTCGCCGCGTACGGGTTCGAGGGGCGGGCGGCGGGAGAAGCACCCGCGTCGGCAGATCGTGGACGCGATCTTGTACATAGCCCGGACGGGCTGCCAGTGGCGTTACCTGCCCAACGACTTCCCGCCGTGGCCGACTGTGTACTGGTACTTCACCTGGTGGCACGACGACGGCACGGTGGAGAGGATCCACGATGCGCTGCGGGTGAAGGTTCGCCTGGCCGAGGGCCGGGCACCGGAGCCAACGGCGGCACTGATCGACTCGCAGTCGGTGAGGGCCGCCGACAGCGTTCCCGCCTCGACCAGCGGCTTCGATGCGGGCAAGAAGACCAGGGGCCGCAAACGGTTCATCGTCACCGACACCCTCGGCCTGCTCCTGGCCGTCCATGTCGTCGCCGCGAGTGTCCAGGACCGCGACGGCGGGAAACGACCGCTGCTGCGGACCCGCCTGGACCACCCCACCGTGCTGAAGTTCTGGGCGGACCAGGGCTTCGCCGGCCGCCTCGTCACCTGGGCAGCCGACACCTTGCGCCGCGAGGTGGACATTGTCCGCAAACAGCCCGGACAGCGCGGCTTCCAGGTCCAGCCCAAGCGGTGGGCGGTCGAGCGGACCTTCGCCTGGATCACCATGCGCCGCCGCCTGGCCTGCGACTACGAGCGCAAACCCGCCCACGCAGAAACCATGATCCGCTGGGCCATGACCGACGTGACACTCCGCCGCCTCACCCGCGGACGACCCGCCACCCGCCCCGGCCCCAAACCCCTACGACCAGCTCCCTGA
- a CDS encoding type II toxin-antitoxin system VapB family antitoxin produces MSRTVIDLDDELLADVAQALGTSTKKDTVNTALREVLDNRRRALALTRLRTATDEGGFDLDLFEDKRNYRR; encoded by the coding sequence ATGAGTCGAACGGTGATCGATCTCGATGACGAGCTGCTGGCCGATGTGGCCCAGGCGCTGGGCACGAGCACGAAGAAGGACACGGTCAACACGGCTCTCCGCGAGGTGCTGGACAACCGGCGGCGCGCCCTGGCGCTCACCCGGCTGCGGACGGCGACGGACGAGGGCGGCTTTGACCTGGATCTTTTCGAGGACAAGAGGAACTACCGTCGGTGA
- a CDS encoding PIN domain nuclease, with protein MSAAQFLIDTSALARFMRRDAGQYGWDRAAAAGLIATCPVTELEFFYSARSAEDRARGIEDMRLLFGWVPVDDRAYDRAWRVQELLTRKGQHRSAGPVDLVVAATAELQGLTLLHRDRDFDCIAAVTGQPLQWYGPDPGKA; from the coding sequence GTGAGTGCGGCACAGTTCCTGATCGACACCAGCGCCCTCGCCCGCTTCATGCGGAGGGACGCCGGGCAGTACGGCTGGGATCGGGCGGCGGCAGCGGGGCTCATCGCGACCTGCCCGGTGACCGAGCTGGAGTTCTTCTACAGTGCGCGCTCTGCCGAGGACCGGGCGCGTGGCATTGAGGACATGCGCCTGCTCTTCGGCTGGGTGCCCGTGGACGACCGAGCTTACGATCGCGCCTGGCGGGTCCAGGAACTGCTGACCCGCAAAGGGCAGCACCGCAGCGCGGGCCCGGTGGACCTGGTGGTTGCAGCGACGGCGGAGCTCCAAGGGCTGACCCTTCTCCATCGTGACCGGGATTTCGACTGCATCGCCGCCGTCACTGGTCAGCCCCTCCAGTGGTACGGCCCCGATCCTGGGAAAGCCTGA
- a CDS encoding WXG100-like domain-containing protein, whose product MSVADEAKKIVMKLTGMWWPDADEGGLRDAATAWRTFADDVETLTAAANTSARTLIENNTGKAISAFDDPFWRRYYYGNRGWLQDMIDGARDLATALDQYADSVHSAVTQLEHKLEIVGGTIVAGTALAFFTAGLTEAAAAAATAEVLDLSAALGVAVSTEVAAIIGTTLATAAIAGVESITVDLAVTQPIAMATGESSSLNLDEATDAALFGAVFGGTVGAAGSTIRTVAQNGGLQGLLDSLRLPDFQPGLALPSGPSAGLDDLGMVMRTGQGGTGPGKGPFPVSESVKGPAKGKSLRLPNKRHTISGAASGNIDKENTVILRGYEQQVNQDIADIAAGRAEFRAKTNLYEINGRTYRVKDTGTVFPCSGTGLVELDRNEYAALQQISKAKGNAESVQAFVKDPRFINNPEAIQKAQAVYDGTY is encoded by the coding sequence GTGAGCGTCGCCGACGAGGCGAAGAAGATCGTCATGAAGCTGACCGGCATGTGGTGGCCGGACGCCGACGAAGGCGGCCTGCGGGACGCCGCCACCGCATGGCGGACCTTCGCCGATGACGTCGAGACCCTCACCGCCGCAGCGAACACCTCAGCCCGCACACTCATCGAGAACAACACCGGCAAGGCCATATCGGCCTTCGACGACCCCTTCTGGCGCCGCTACTACTACGGTAATCGCGGCTGGCTCCAGGACATGATCGACGGCGCCCGCGACCTGGCCACCGCCCTCGACCAGTACGCCGACAGCGTCCACAGCGCGGTGACACAACTGGAGCACAAGCTGGAGATCGTCGGCGGAACCATCGTCGCCGGCACAGCCCTGGCGTTCTTCACCGCAGGACTCACCGAAGCCGCCGCTGCCGCCGCCACCGCCGAGGTCCTGGACCTGTCCGCCGCCCTGGGCGTGGCCGTCTCCACCGAGGTAGCCGCGATCATCGGCACCACACTGGCCACCGCCGCCATCGCCGGCGTCGAATCCATCACCGTCGACCTCGCCGTCACGCAACCCATCGCGATGGCCACCGGCGAGAGCAGCAGCCTCAACCTCGACGAAGCGACCGACGCCGCACTCTTCGGGGCGGTCTTCGGCGGCACCGTAGGCGCAGCCGGCAGCACGATCAGGACCGTTGCCCAGAACGGCGGCCTCCAGGGCCTCCTCGACAGCCTCCGCCTGCCGGACTTCCAACCGGGCCTGGCCCTCCCCAGCGGCCCGTCGGCCGGCCTCGACGACCTGGGGATGGTGATGCGAACCGGGCAGGGCGGCACCGGCCCTGGCAAGGGCCCTTTTCCCGTTTCCGAGTCGGTAAAGGGGCCTGCGAAAGGTAAATCACTGCGGCTACCGAACAAACGACACACCATTTCTGGCGCAGCATCCGGCAATATCGACAAGGAAAACACGGTGATCTTGCGCGGGTACGAGCAGCAAGTCAATCAGGACATCGCCGACATCGCGGCAGGGCGGGCGGAGTTCCGCGCTAAGACCAACCTCTATGAAATCAACGGACGCACATACAGGGTGAAAGATACGGGTACAGTATTTCCCTGCAGCGGTACAGGTCTCGTCGAACTCGACCGGAACGAGTACGCGGCACTCCAGCAAATATCCAAAGCCAAAGGAAATGCTGAATCCGTGCAGGCATTTGTGAAAGATCCGCGCTTCATCAACAACCCGGAAGCTATCCAGAAAGCCCAGGCAGTTTACGATGGGACATACTGA